A region from the Corylus avellana chromosome ca7, CavTom2PMs-1.0 genome encodes:
- the LOC132187759 gene encoding ribulose bisphosphate carboxylase/oxygenase activase, chloroplastic isoform X1, whose amino-acid sequence MAAAVPTIGAVNRAPLSLNSSGGGASVPSSAFLGSSLKKVSSRFSNSKASNGSFKVVAVVEEEGKHQTEKDKWKGLAFDESDDQQDITRGKGMVDSLFQAPSGTGTHYAVMSSYDYISTGLRQYNLDNNMDGFYIAPAFMDKLVVHITKNFMTLPNIKVPLILGIWGGKGQGKSFQCELVFAKMGINPIMMSAGELESGNAGEPAKLIRQRYREAADIIRKGKMCALFINDLDAGAGRLGGTTQYTVNNQMVNATLMNIADNPTNVQLPGMYNKEDNPRVPIIVTGNDFSTLYAPLIRDGRMEKFYWAPTRDDRVGVCKGIFRNDNVSPDDIVKLVDTFPGQSIDFFGALRARVYDDEVRKWISGVGVDGIGKKLVNSKEGPPTFEQPTMTLEKLLEYGNMLVQEQENVKRVQLADKYLSEAALGDANQDAIKSGSFYGQAAQQVNFPVPEGCTDRNAANFDPTARSDDGSCLYSF is encoded by the exons ATGGCTGCAGCCGTCCCCACCATTGGAGCCGTCAACCGAGCACCG CTGAGCTTGAATAGCTCTGGCGGTGGAGCTTCAGTTCCAAGCTCAGCCTTCTTGGGAAGCAGCTTGAAGAAGGTGAGCTCAAGATTTAGCAACTCAAAGGCTTCCAATGGGAGCTTCAAGGTTGTTGCAGTGGTTGAAGAAGAAGGGAAGCATCAGACAGAGAAGGACAAATGGAAAGGCCTTGCTTTCGACGAATCCGATGACCAGCAAGACATCACCCGAGGAAAGGGTATGGTTGACTCACTCTTCCAGGCTCCCTCCGGAACTGGAACTCACTATGCTGTCATGAGTTCTTACGACTACATCAGCACTGGACTTCGCCA GTACAACTTGGACAACAACATGGATGGATTTTACATTGCACCTGCCTTCATGGACAAGCTTGTTGTTCACATCACCAAGAACTTCATGACCCTGCCTAACATCAAG GTTCCTCTCATCCTTGGTATTTGGGGAGGTAAAGGACAGGGAAAATCTTTCCAGTGTGAGCTTGTGTTTGCCAAGATGGGAATCAA CCCCATCATGATGAGTGCTGGAGAATTGGAAAGTGGGAACGCAGGGGAGCCAGCGAAATTGATCAGGCAAAGGTACAGAGAGGCAGCTGATATAATCAGGAAGGGAAAAATGTGTGCCCTCTTCATAAACGATCTGGACGCAGGAGCTGGTAGGCTTGGTGGAACCACACAATACACAGTGAACAACCAGATGGTTAATGCCACTCTGATGAACATAGCTGATAACCCGACAAATGTCCAGCTCCCCGGCATGTACAACAAGGAAGACAACCCCCGTGTTCCCATCATAGTCACCGGTAACGACTTCTCAACATTGTATGCCCCTCTCATCCGTGATGGTCGTATGGAGAAGTTTTACTGGGCACCTACAAGGGACGACCGCGTTGGTGTCTGCAAAGGGATCTTCCGGAATGACAACGTTTCTCCTGATGACATTGTCAAACTTGTTGACACCTTCCCTGGCCAATCAATCG ATTTCTTCGGTGCCCTGAGGGCCAGAGTTTATGATGATGAAGTGAGAAAGTGGATTTCTGGTGTTGGGGTAGATGGAATTGGGAAGAAACTTGTGAACTCAAAAGAAGGACCCCCAACATTCGAGCAGCCAACGATGACCCTGGAGAAGCTCCTGGAGTACGGAAACATGCTTGTCCAAGAGCAAGAGAATGTGAAGAGAGTCCAACTTGCTGACAAGTACTTGAGTGAGGCTGCTCTTGGAGATGCTAACCAGGATGCTATTAAGAGTGGAAGTTTCTACG GCCAAGCAGCCCAGCAAGTGAATTTTCCTGTTCCTGAAGGTTGTACTGATCGAAATGCAGCAAACTTTGATCCAACTGCTAGGAGTGATGATGGGAGCTGCCTTTATTCATTCTAG
- the LOC132188561 gene encoding probable phosphoribosylformylglycinamidine synthase, chloroplastic/mitochondrial produces MAGVREITAVEFLQGTSRQNLFLRRNFHSQRSRLLWGTLRRQVSRLGMSNRESVSLRCHVQAKPRAIVSGVVSSTVDEQSNLLDKPAEEVIHFYRLPLLQEGATAELLKSVQSKVSNQIVSLRTEQCFNIGLDSGLSSEKIPVLKWLLQETYEPEHLGTESFLEKKKQQGLNSVIVEVGPRLSFTTAWSSNAVSICRACGLTEVTRMERSRRYLLYSQGALQENQINEFAAMVHDRMTECVYTQKLVSFETNMVPEEVRYIPVMEKGRKALEEINQEMGLAFDEQDLQYYTRLFREEIKRNPTNVELFDMAQSNSEHSRHWFFTAKMIIDGQSMNRTLMQIVKSTLQANPNNSVIGFKDNSSAIKGFPVKQLRPVKPGSTCPIETAARDLDILFTAETHNFPCAVAPYPGAETGAGGRIRDTHATGKGSFVVAATAGYCVGNLNIEGSYAPWEDPSFTYPSNLASPLQILIDASNGASDYGNKFGEPLIQGYTRTFGMRLPSGERREWLKPIMFSGGIGQIDHTHIVKGEPDIGMLVVKIGGPAYRIGMGGGAASSMVSGQNDAELDFNAVQRGDAEMAQKLYRVVRSCIEMGENNPIISIHDQGAGGNCNVVKEIIYPKGAEIDIRAIVVGDHTMSVLEIWGAEYQEQDAILVKPESHNLLKSICDRERVSMAVIGTINGEGRIVLVDSLAIEKCGSSGALPPPAVDLELEKVLGDMPQKSFEFRRVVHAREPLDIAPGITVMDSLKRVLRLPSVCSKRFLTTKVDRCVTGLVAQQQTVGPLQITLSDVAVIAQTYTDLTGGACAIGEQPVKGLLDPKAMARLAVGEALTNLVWAKVTSLSDVKASGNWMYAAKLDGEGAAMYDAATALSEAMIELGIAIDGGKDSLSMAAHAAGEVVKAPGNLVISVYVTCPDITKTVTPDLKLGDDGVLLHIDLAKGKRRLGGSALAQVFDQVGDECPDLEDVPYLKRAFEGIQDLIADELISAGHDISDGGILVCALEMAFAGNYGIILDLTSNGKSLLQTLFAEELGLILEVSKKNLDSVIGKLSSFGVSSEIIGKITTTSSIELKIDGVTHLNEKTSLLRDMWEDTSFQLEKFQRLPSCVELEKEGMKFRHEPSWELSFSPSFTDTKYMNATSKPRVAVIREEGSNGDREMSAAFYAAGFEPWDVTMSDLLKGTISLQEFRGIVFVGGFSYADVLDSAKGWSASIRFNQPLLNQFQEFYKRLDTFSLGICNGCQLMALLGWVPGPQVGGVLGAGGDSSQPRFIHNESGRFECRFTSVSIKDSPAIMFKGMEGSTLGVWAAHGEGRAFFPDDGVLDHVLHKDLAPLRYCDDDGSVTETYPFNLNGSPFGVAAICSPDGRHLAMMPHPERCFLMWQFPWYPKQWNVDKKGPSPWLRMFQNAREWCS; encoded by the exons ATGGCTGGTGTTCGGGAAATCACAGCGGTCGAATTCTTGCAG GGTACAAGTAGGCAAAATCTGTTTTTGCGTAGAAATTTTCACAGTCAGAGAAGTCGTTTATTATGGGGTACACTGCGTCGACAAGTTTCAAGGCTGGGTATGTCCAATAGAGAAAGTGTCTCATTGAGATGTCATGTTCAAGCAAAGCCCAGGGCTATTGTTTCTGGTGTTGTGAGCAGTACAGTAGATGAGCAATCAAACTTGCTTGACAAGCCTGCTGAGGAAGTTATCCATTTTTACCGGCTGCCGCTGCTCCAGGAAGGTGCAACCGCTGAACTTTTGAAGTCTGTTCAAAGCAAAGTCTCGAATCAGATTGTCAGTTTGAGAACCGAACAGTGCTTCAATATTGGGCTTGATTCAGGGCTTTCGAGTGAAAAGATTCCTGTCCTTAAGTGGCTCCTTCAGGAGACTTATGAGCCCGAGCATTTGGGTACGGAGAGCTTTCTTgagaagaagaagcagcagGGGTTGAATTCGGTTATAGTTGAGGTCGGGCCTCGGCTATCTTTTACAACAGCTTGGTCTTCTAATGCTGTATCAATTTGCCGAGCATGTGGGTTGACAGAGGTGACCCGTATGGAACGGTCAAGGAGGTACTTGTTGTATAGTCAGGGTGCGTTGCAAGAGAATCAGATTAACGAGTTTGCTGCAATGGTTCATGATCGGATGACTGAGTGTGTTTATACTCAGAAGCTCGTGTCATTTGAGACCAATATGGTTCCTGAAGAAGTTCGTTATATACCTGTCATGGAGAAGGGCCGAAAAGCATTGGAGGAAATTAATCAGGAAATGGGCCTGGCATTTGATGAACAAGATCTACAGTATTACACCCGTCTCTTTCGGGAGGAAATCAAGCGGAATCCAACAAATGTGGAATTGTTTGACATGGCACAATCCAATAGTGAGCACAGCAGGCACTGGTTTTTTACTGCAAAGATGATTATTGATGGACAATCAATGAATAGGACTCTCATGCAGATTGTGAAGAGCACTTTGCAGGCAAACCCAAATAATTCTGTTATTGGATTCAAGGACAACTCCAGTGCTATAAAGGGCTTCCCTGTGAAGCAATTGCGACCTGTTAAGCCTGGTTCAACATGTCCGATAGAGACAGCTGCTCGTGACCTTGATATTCTGTTTACAGCTGAGACACATAATTTTCCATGTGCAGTGGCACCTTACCCTGGTGCAGAGACAGGTGCAGGAGGTCGCATAAGGGATACCCATGCGACTGGAAAGGGGTCTTTTGTGGTTGCTGCCACAGCTGGTTATTGTGTCGGGAATCTCAATATAGAGGGTTCTTATGCTCCATGGGAAGATCCCTCGTTCACATACCCGTCAAACTTGGCATCACCTTTGCAGATCCTGATAGATGCTAGTAATGGTGCATCTGACTATGGGAACAAATTTGGAGAACCCTTGATTCAGGGCTACACTAGAACTTTTGGAATGAGACTTCCAAGTGGGGAGAGGCGGGAATGGTTGAAGCCAATAATGTTTAGTGGAGGTATTGGGCAGATTGATCATACCCATATAGTTAAAGGAGAGCCTGACATTGGAATGTTGGTTGTAAAGATTGGTGGACCTGCATATCGTATTGGAATGGGAGGAGGGGCAGCATCGAGCATGGTTAGTGGCCAGAATGATGCAGAGCTTGATTTCAATGCTGTGCAGCGTGGAGATGCTGAGATGGCGCAAAAATTGTACCGCGTGGTTCGTTCCTGCATTGAAATGGGGGAGAATAACCCGATTATCAGCATTCATGACCAGGGGGCTGGTGGGAACTGTAATGTAGTTAAGGAAATTATATACCCGAAGGGTGCTGAGATTGATATCAGGGCAATTGTAGTTGGTGACCACACGATGTCTGTTTTAGAGATTTGGGGTGCAGAATATCAGGAGCAAGATGCAATCTTGGTGAAACCCGAAAGCCACAACCTGTTAAAATCAATCTGTGATAGAGAAAGGGTTTCAATGGCTGTTATTGGAACAATAAACGGTGAGGGACGTATTGTTTTAGTTGATAGCTTAGCTATTGAAAAATGCGGTTCAAGCGGAGCCCTTCCTCCTCCTGCTGTGGATCTTGAGCTCGAGAAAGTACTCGGTGACATGCCTCAGAAATCCTTTGAGTTCCGCCGTGTGGTTCATGCACGAGAGCCCCTTGATATTGCTCCTGGGATCACAGTGATGGATTCTTTGAAGAGGGTACTGAGACTACCATCTGTCTGTTCAAAACGTTTCTTGACAACTAAAGTGGATAGATGTGTAACTGGTCTTGTGGCACAGCAGCAAACTGTTGGTCCCTTGCAAATTACTCTTTCTGATGTTGCAGTCATTGCTCAGACTTATACTGATTTGACTGGAGGTGCATGTGCCATTGGGGAGCAACCAGTTAAAGGTCTGCTGGATCCAAAAGCAATGGCAAGGTTGGCTGTTGGAGAAGCACTCACAAATCTTGTTTGGGCGAAGGTCACTTCTCTTTCTGATGTTAAAGCAAGTGGAAATTGGATGTATGCTGCCAAGCTTGACGGGGAAGGAGCAGCCATGTATGATGCCGCTACGGCCCTTTCAGAAGCTATGATTGAACTTGGTATTGCTATTGATGGGGGTAAGGACAGTCTTTCCATGGCAGCACATGCTGCAGGTGAGGTGGTAAAAGCTCCCGGGAATCTTGTGATCAGTGTCTATGTCACTTGTCCTGACATAACTAAAACTGTAACCCCGGATTTGAAGCTAGGAGATGATGGTGTTCTGTTACACATTGATTTGGCAAAGGGAAAGCGGCGGCTAGGTGGATCTGCTCTTGCTCAGGTTTTTGACCAAGTTGGGGATGAATGTCCTGATCTCGAGGATGTTCCTTACcttaaaagagcttttgaggGCATTCAGGACCTTATTGCAGATGAATTGATCTCTGCCGGTCATGACATCAGTGATGGGGGTATATTGGTTTGTGCCTTGGAGATGGCATTTGCTGGAAATTATGGTATCATTTTGGACTTGACTTCGAATGGGAAGAGCCTCTTACAAACACTTTTTGCAGAAGAACTTGGTCTGATTCTTGAGGTAAGCAAGAAGAACTTGGACTCTGTAATAGGAAAGCTTAGCAGTTTTGGTGTTTCTTCTGAGATCATTGGAAAAATAACTACCACTTCCTCAATAGAGCTAAAGATTGATGGTGTAACTCATTTGAATGAGAAAACTTCTCTGCTTAGGGACATGTGGGAGGATACCAGTTTTCAGCTGGAAAAGTTCCAAAGATTGCCCTCTTGTGTAGAATTAGAGAAAGAAGGAATGAAATTTAGGCATGAACCTTCATGGGAATTGTCCTTCTCTCCTAGCTTCACAGACACGAAATATATGAATGCAACTTCAAAACCAAGAGTAGCTGTGATCCGAGAAGAAGGCAGCAATGGAGACAGAGAAATGTCTGCAGCGTTTTATGCTGCTGGTTTTGAACCATGGGATGTTACAATGTCTGACCTGCTTAAAGGAACCATTTCGCTGCAGGAGTTCCGTGGAATTGTGTTTGTTGGAGGTTTTAGCTATGCTGATGTGCTTGATTCTGCAAAAGGTTGGTCTGCTTCAATACGATTCAATCAGCCCCTCCTAAATCAATTTCAGGAGTTTTACAAGCGGCTAGATACCTTCAGTCTTGGCATTTGCAATGGGTGTCAACTCATGGCTTTGTTGGGGTGGGTCCCAGGTCCTCAGGTTGGTGGTGTGCTTGGTGCTGGTGGGGATTCATCACAGCCAAGGTTCATTCACAATGAATCAGGACGTTTTGAATGTCGCTTCACAAGTGTGTCAATAAAGGACTCACCTGCTATAATGTTCAAAGGAATGGAGGGTAGTACATTGGGTGTTTGGGCTGCTCATGGTGAGGGAAGAGCATTCTTCCCTGATGATGGCGTTTTGGATCATGTGCTTCACAAAGACTTGGCCCCACTAAGATATTGTGATGATGATGGGAGTGTGACGGAAACTTACCCTTTCAATTTGAATGGCTCTCCTTTTGGGGTTGCAGCGATTTGTTCTCCAGATGGGAGGCATCTTGCCATGATGCCTCATCCGGAGCGTTGCTTCTTGATGTGGCAGTTTCCCTGGTACCCGAAGCAATGGAATGTGGACAAAAAAGGTCCTAGTCCATGGTTGAGAATGTTCCAGAATGCTAGAGAGTGGTGCTCTTGA
- the LOC132188563 gene encoding LOB domain-containing protein 33-like, giving the protein MTGIGSSCGACKFLRRKCTSECVFAPYFCYEQAATHFAAVHKVFGASNVSKLLFHLPVHNRSDAAATISYEALARVRDPVYGCFADIFALQQQVAHLQEEIEILGSQMANFAVGVASCGSSQATTNPSNGLQFSSQHDVIHTQYYQNQQAALLSHTESATPNQAFDTQMDIPLHPLYGWENQNLFDDSGQNLLESILEGIEEENFTRYPWLYNSTDAKT; this is encoded by the exons ATGACTGGGATTGGCTCTTCATGTGGAGCGTGCAAGTTCCTGAGGAGAAAGTGCACCAGTGAATGCGTGTTTGCTCCTTACTTCTGCTATGAACAAGCTGCAACCCACTTTGCAGCAGTGCACAAGGTGTTCGGTGCAAGTAATGTTTCCAAGTTATTGTTTCACTTACCAGTACACAACCGAAGTGATGCTGCAGCCACCATTTCTTACGAAGCTCTAGCTCGGGTGCGGGACCCTGTGTATGGTTGTTTTGCTGATATCTTTGCACTCCAACAACAG GTTGCCCACTTACAAGAGGAGATTGAAATCCTTGGGAGCCAAATGGCTAATTTCGCAGTTGGTGTTGCTAGTTGTGGAAGTTCTCAAGCAACTACCAACCCATCTAATGGATTACAATTCTCATCGCAACATGATGTGATACACACACAATACTATCAAAATCAACAAGCTGCACTACTTTCCCATACAGAAAGTGCAACTCCCAACCAAGCCTTTGATACCCAGATGGATATACCGCTCCATCCTCTGTATGGATGGGAAAACCAAAACTTATTTGATGACTCTGGCCAAAATCTCTTAGAGAGCATCCTTGAGGGAATAGAAGAAGAGAACTTCACACGTTACCCATGGTTGTACAACAGTACCGATGCCAAAACTTGA
- the LOC132187759 gene encoding ribulose bisphosphate carboxylase/oxygenase activase, chloroplastic isoform X2, whose product MAAAVPTIGAVNRAPLSLNSSGGGASVPSSAFLGSSLKKVSSRFSNSKASNGSFKVVAVVEEEGKHQTEKDKWKGLAFDESDDQQDITRGKGMVDSLFQAPSGTGTHYAVMSSYDYISTGLRQYNLDNNMDGFYIAPAFMDKLVVHITKNFMTLPNIKVPLILGIWGGKGQGKSFQCELVFAKMGINPIMMSAGELESGNAGEPAKLIRQRYREAADIIRKGKMCALFINDLDAGAGRLGGTTQYTVNNQMVNATLMNIADNPTNVQLPGMYNKEDNPRVPIIVTGNDFSTLYAPLIRDGRMEKFYWAPTRDDRVGVCKGIFRNDNVSPDDIVKLVDTFPGQSIDFFGALRARVYDDEVRKWISGVGVDGIGKKLVNSKEGPPTFEQPTMTLEKLLEYGNMLVQEQENVKRVQLADKYLSEAALGDANQDAIKSGSFYG is encoded by the exons ATGGCTGCAGCCGTCCCCACCATTGGAGCCGTCAACCGAGCACCG CTGAGCTTGAATAGCTCTGGCGGTGGAGCTTCAGTTCCAAGCTCAGCCTTCTTGGGAAGCAGCTTGAAGAAGGTGAGCTCAAGATTTAGCAACTCAAAGGCTTCCAATGGGAGCTTCAAGGTTGTTGCAGTGGTTGAAGAAGAAGGGAAGCATCAGACAGAGAAGGACAAATGGAAAGGCCTTGCTTTCGACGAATCCGATGACCAGCAAGACATCACCCGAGGAAAGGGTATGGTTGACTCACTCTTCCAGGCTCCCTCCGGAACTGGAACTCACTATGCTGTCATGAGTTCTTACGACTACATCAGCACTGGACTTCGCCA GTACAACTTGGACAACAACATGGATGGATTTTACATTGCACCTGCCTTCATGGACAAGCTTGTTGTTCACATCACCAAGAACTTCATGACCCTGCCTAACATCAAG GTTCCTCTCATCCTTGGTATTTGGGGAGGTAAAGGACAGGGAAAATCTTTCCAGTGTGAGCTTGTGTTTGCCAAGATGGGAATCAA CCCCATCATGATGAGTGCTGGAGAATTGGAAAGTGGGAACGCAGGGGAGCCAGCGAAATTGATCAGGCAAAGGTACAGAGAGGCAGCTGATATAATCAGGAAGGGAAAAATGTGTGCCCTCTTCATAAACGATCTGGACGCAGGAGCTGGTAGGCTTGGTGGAACCACACAATACACAGTGAACAACCAGATGGTTAATGCCACTCTGATGAACATAGCTGATAACCCGACAAATGTCCAGCTCCCCGGCATGTACAACAAGGAAGACAACCCCCGTGTTCCCATCATAGTCACCGGTAACGACTTCTCAACATTGTATGCCCCTCTCATCCGTGATGGTCGTATGGAGAAGTTTTACTGGGCACCTACAAGGGACGACCGCGTTGGTGTCTGCAAAGGGATCTTCCGGAATGACAACGTTTCTCCTGATGACATTGTCAAACTTGTTGACACCTTCCCTGGCCAATCAATCG ATTTCTTCGGTGCCCTGAGGGCCAGAGTTTATGATGATGAAGTGAGAAAGTGGATTTCTGGTGTTGGGGTAGATGGAATTGGGAAGAAACTTGTGAACTCAAAAGAAGGACCCCCAACATTCGAGCAGCCAACGATGACCCTGGAGAAGCTCCTGGAGTACGGAAACATGCTTGTCCAAGAGCAAGAGAATGTGAAGAGAGTCCAACTTGCTGACAAGTACTTGAGTGAGGCTGCTCTTGGAGATGCTAACCAGGATGCTATTAAGAGTGGAAGTTTCTACGGTTAG